Part of the Hevea brasiliensis isolate MT/VB/25A 57/8 chromosome 16, ASM3005281v1, whole genome shotgun sequence genome is shown below.
TAGTTGTTCTGAGCTTATGGGAAGTTGGTCACTTCAATTGTTTGTGGTGCCTCTATTTGCCAATGCCTAGTCATTGTTTATCATAAAAATTGTCCTCTAATTGTTGAAATGCAGTGGCATGATATCAAAGTTGGCTTGGTGTACTTAATCTTATCTATTTGTCATGAAATGGAAAGTTTAGAGTAACCTTCAAATCATTGGTTGATGTCAGACAAGGGAGTTGATTGCAGAGATTGAGTTACTGGAAGAAGAGGTCACAAACCGTGAGCAGCATGTACTCTCTCTGTATCGGAGTATTTTTGAAAATTGTGTTAGTCAGGCTCCTTCTGAGCAAAACTCAGGTGTTGCTTCTCCTGCCCATACAAAGCAAGTATCCAGGAAACACCCAAGTATTATTTCAAGTGCTTTCTGCTCCTCCAAAAAGTTCCCTTTGCGACCTCTGCAAGCTCTAGTTTCTGTCAGTGAGTCAGGGAAGAGATCCTCCAAGGCTAGTGATTCTCCATCATTCCTTGGGAAAAGCAACGTTCATTTTGAGAAGACTTGTTTTGACCGGATCAGGGTAGGATATGCATCGATTCTTGAGTTTCTTTCTGCAAAGGTGTACTTTCAAAGAATCAAACTGTTTCATGcttttttttcattaaataaaactTTAGATGTTTCTGTTCAAAAAATCAGTTTGATTCAAAGATAGATATGTGCTGTCAATTGAATTTCTAGTTGTTCCAAAACAATATTTCAGCATGCATTTAGAGAACTTGTCAGGAAAATTGAAATGGTTAGCATGTATAGATCTTCACAATCCTTTCACTTAAGACAATTTTCTTGGGAGCTGTTGGAAAATGATTTCATTCCTTTTTTTGCCTTTCTGTGCATAAGCCTTTGATTTCGTTTTTGGTTTGCCATTTAGAAACTGGGTCTATGCATAAACCTAGATGCTGTACTGCCAAAAGTTTTGTAGAAACTGCCCACAGGCATTTTGAAGTTTCCTTTGTGAGCATTGGTTGAACAGTCGAGCAGGATAGACCTGTGAAAAAGATTGTCAGTTAAGAATAGGCCTTCCTAGAGGTGGCATGTTTGAACAGATTAAAAATTTTTCCCCTCTCATTAAGAAACCAAAACTACTACAACATTAAGAGGTCATTTAAAGTTATATCTATCATTCTATTATATTTCATGTAgcattcataaaaaataaaaaataaataaataaaaaatatctcCTCATTTTGGTTTCCATAGTAATTATTATGTAATGTGTAAGAAATGATAATAGGATTTCAAACAGTGAATCACACACATTTATAACCAATGCTTATCGGTAACTTGACTTCTTGCAATAACCCTTGTGGATGGATTGTTTGggaggattttattttttatttatcatcCTGACACACCATTGTCGTAGTGCATGTCATTGAAGCTTCATATGCTTCAGGATACTGATCTATGATGTAATGCTATTTGGTCATCTTAACGTCCTCATTTTTGTTATTTCTCAGGCGCATGAGAAGATTCCTATCATGGAGAAAACTTCAATGTTGCGAACTCTAAAAGACCATCTATATCAATGCCCAAGCAAGTTGTCTAAGGAAATGGTCAGGTGTATGGCTGCAGTATACTGCTGGCTTCATAGCGCAGCATCTGTCCCTGGAAAAAACAGATCACCCATTTTGTCAAGGTCATCCACTAATGTTGTAATCCCCCGGCACGGTATTGGAGAGGACCGAGATTGGTCTTGCAAATCCATGGTAGAAGTGTCTTGGATATCAACTGATAGAAGTCAGTTCTCTCACGCATCTTATGCCATCAGTACATATAGGTAAAATTCAAACACGTGGGGAGGGGTGTTAAGGGTATCTTGTCTCTGCAGATATTGGGGTTTTCCCTTGGAAACTCTTTCTAGGCATGAGTTTTTCAATCTGACTTAAGTTCAGATTATATCTGTTTTAAGACAAGGGACAAAATTTCTATGATCTACTTTTCAACACTCCAATTCCTGCCTATATGTATTTTGTTGATTGTCCTCTTTAAATAACATGCATATCATCTTTTTCAATTTCAGAGTTCTTGTGGAGCAGCTGGAGAGGGTGACTGTTAGTCAGATGGAAAACAATGTTCAAATTGCGTTTTGGATCAATGTGTATAATGCCCTTGTTATGCATGTAAAAGATCTCATGTTCAGAAGATTGTTTTTTCCTTAGTGATTTGTGGCTTGATATAAGAGGTTCTTTTGTCTTGGACAGGCATATTTAGCATTTGGAATCCCCCACAGCTCTCTGAGGAGGTTAGGCTTGTTTCATAAGGTAGTGCACTTCCTTGTTTCTATCCATCCAGCAATTAATGGAATGAAAATTTATATTAGGCTGACATTGAATTAACATTATCACCACAAGAATATTTCGCAGTTTTCCATTAGCATTCTCTTTACTGAGAAATATTGGGCTTAAGTTTTTGGTCTAATTATGCCGGGTTTGCTCAAACATTCTTTGGAGTAGTTCCTCTAGCAACAAAAATTGCCCATTATCTCCTGTAACATGGCATCCTTTTAAAATAAATCTGTAGGGGAATTAGGTCTAATTTGGCCAAATAACTGACGATATGGGGACCTAAACTATGAAGAGTTTTGTGGGTTTCTTCTGTAGTTCCAGTGTATCTCTTATATTTCATTAGTTTCTCTTTTGATTACTGTTCACATGCATTCTATGGCGAATCAGAATTGATGGGCCTTTCTGTGTAGTGCAGGCTGCTTATAACATTGATGGCCACATCATTAGTGCAAATGCTATAGAGCAGTCAATCTTTGGTTTCCGCACACCCCGAGTTGGAAAGGTATGTTGTATTGTTGTTCTCATCTTCTATGGTTAGCTTAACACTTTCCGGAGAATTGTCAGCAATCCAATGTAATTAATTCTACAAGCTCTTTTTGGGTGTTAACCAGACCACATTATGTATGAAAATAATGTAAAGTTATAAacttttaatcaaataaaaattataaatacaagtgtattTGGAGATTTCATTCAGATTCTTCTTGAAGCATCTTTTTGTAGACATTTGAAAGAAGTGTAAGGGCAGCATAGTTAGTttggtcaaaaaaaaaaaaaaggacagcATAGTTAATATTTTTAAGGGAAATATATTGCCTATAATCTTTTCATGATTGCAAGACATCAAATTCCACGTTTTCTAAACGCGATTCTTTTATATTGGTTTTGTACAAATTGCAGTGGCTTGAGACCATCCTTTCTGCTGCATTGAGGAAGAAATCCAGTGAAGAAAGGCAACTTATTAGTTCCAAGTTTGGTCTCTCAGATGTCCAACCCCTAGTCTGCTTTGCCCTTTGTACTGGAGCTTTTTCTGATCCTGTGGTAATTTATTGCTTTATCATTACTTCTTTTACATAAAATGCAATttgaatcattgattaaaatccaTTATAAGCTTCTGCACATAACGGCAAAAATATAAATAGCCTGTTATTAAATTAAGGCCAGTTTAAAGTACGTTCATTTGCATAAATAGCTGAATTTCACAAGTGCTACTTTAAAAACACAAATGAGGAGTCTTTCTCTTCTCCTTTCACTTATACTGCATTTGGTCTCTATCTTAGTTATAATCATGACCTAACAACTCAACTAACCGCAGTTATGTAATTGTTAGTCACTCTTAATTTTGCTTTCAAGCGCATCTTGATCTTTAACACATTGGTATTACATGAAGTTTTTGAGATTTTTTCCATTACACATTTGTAGCTAAGAGTCTATACAGCATCAAGTGTTAAAGAGGAATTGGAGGTTGCAAAAAGAGAGTTTCTTCAAACAAATACAGTTGTGAAGAAGTCAAGGAGAGTGTTTCTACCCAAGTTGATTGAAAGATTTGCAAAGGAAGCCTCTATCAACTCAGATGATCTTCTGAAGTGGATTACCGAAAATGTTGATAAGAAACTCCATGATTCAATTCAGAAATGCATCGATAGGAAATCAAACAAAAAGGCATCTCACGTCATAGAGTGGTTACCTTACAGCTCAAGGTTCCAGTATGTTTTCTCAAAGGAATTAACAGAGAAGCCATCGTGGGCATGAGTTTCTTTCTAAATGCCTTACTTGCGGGGGACAACATCTCTGTCAGAAGCCATTCGGTATTGCTTGGCTTGGGAAAAAAGGACATTAGTTATGGGTACTTCTGATCTACATTTATTGTCCATCTGATCTTTGCCCATTTTAGATAACACTTTGTAGCCCATGAATTTTAAATTCCTTTGTGACTACTGTAATAGTAAATTGACTTGTTCATTAATGAGCTCAATGTCATATTTGCAGTTGAAACGTTGAAAAAAGTGGGATCCCATACCCCTAGATCTAAGACAATAATTTCTTTGGAAGATTGTACATTTCCCAGTTTGGGCTGTTAGGGTACAGCACACTCAGTTTTCTTTGGTACTTCAGAAACTTAAAACAACGGGGATAGTTTTCCTCCTTGCTACTATCCCCAATCCAAATTTTGCAGGATTCAAACTTGAGA
Proteins encoded:
- the LOC110643049 gene encoding uncharacterized protein LOC110643049 is translated as MDVFSVDEDEDATKKRRNGISWPPPHANVRHRRSKSASERNLEVSRGGALRSIKKDQNGTHMSPLSTRAFRTQSPLRDYPACTNKNTSSNHRASLEKDIDLLQLRLQQEKSMRMMLERAMGRASSTLSPGHRHFANQTRELIAEIELLEEEVTNREQHVLSLYRSIFENCVSQAPSEQNSGVASPAHTKQVSRKHPSIISSAFCSSKKFPLRPLQALVSVSESGKRSSKASDSPSFLGKSNVHFEKTCFDRIRAHEKIPIMEKTSMLRTLKDHLYQCPSKLSKEMVRCMAAVYCWLHSAASVPGKNRSPILSRSSTNVVIPRHGIGEDRDWSCKSMVEVSWISTDRSQFSHASYAISTYRVLVEQLERVTVSQMENNVQIAFWINVYNALVMHAYLAFGIPHSSLRRLGLFHKAAYNIDGHIISANAIEQSIFGFRTPRVGKWLETILSAALRKKSSEERQLISSKFGLSDVQPLVCFALCTGAFSDPVLRVYTASSVKEELEVAKREFLQTNTVVKKSRRVFLPKLIERFAKEASINSDDLLKWITENVDKKLHDSIQKCIDRKSNKKASHVIEWLPYSSRFQYVFSKELTEKPSWA